One Undibacter mobilis genomic region harbors:
- a CDS encoding ATP-dependent helicase — protein MADPKRFEPAPAPARPAAGGIAARAQAKREAPYLAALNPEQREAVETLDGPVLVLAGAGTGKTRVLTTRIAHILNLGRAHPSQILAVTFTNKAAREMKERVGHMVGEIVEGMPWLGTFHAIGVKILRRHAEMIGLKSDFTILGVDDQIRLIKQLIEAEKLDEKRWPARVFAQIVDGWKNRGLTPEQVPGGEAASFANGKGKKLYAAYQERLKTLNAADFGDLLLECIRLFKEHPDVLKQYQSRFRFILVDEYQDTNVAQYLWLRLLAQMPTTAAPSGGLVLRDASPNSSTGRAERGPYGDAPQDEGKGAANDAFDPHPEEARSAVSKEEAQGVSLEDTWGEPEALDSGSSPSVAAPGMTDRKNICCVGDDDQSIYGWRGAEVDNILRFDHDFPGAKVIRLERNYRSTGHILAAASTLIAHNEGRLGKTLHTEDVDGEKVEVTGAWDSEEEARAIGEEIEQMQRAARDEGADHPLDEIAILVRASFQMREFEERFIQLGLPYRVIGGPRFYERAEIRDALAYLRVIAQPADDLAFERIVNTPKRGLGDAALQMLHDYARKQRIPLTEAAAIMSSTDEMKPKPRNALRGLMESFARWRKQKDTLPHTELAEIVLDESGYTEMWQKDRSADAAGRLENLKELVRSMEEFENLAGFLEHISLVMDTAEGDSEQKVSIMTLHSAKGLEFDTVFLPGWEEGLFPHQRSLDEQGKAGLEEERRLAHVGLTRARKRARIYFATNRRVHGMWQSNIPSRFLDELPAQHVEVKEAAGGTGGFGMSGYGPSRFDEAGAFGSKYTTPGWQRAQGRRGAGGFSENGQPRYVPDGVFNQDEDYGDDVAPPRSSSPPPGGGRSAAAGRREGVKPRVPLTIEGELIAKSSGPASAFKTGDRVFHLKFGNGNVTAVDGNKLTIRFDKAGEKRVVDSFVERV, from the coding sequence ATGGCCGACCCCAAACGCTTCGAACCCGCGCCCGCCCCGGCGCGCCCCGCCGCCGGCGGCATTGCCGCGCGCGCACAGGCCAAACGCGAGGCGCCCTATCTTGCCGCCTTGAACCCCGAGCAAAGGGAAGCCGTCGAAACGCTGGACGGTCCCGTGCTGGTGCTGGCCGGCGCCGGGACGGGGAAGACCCGGGTGCTCACCACGCGCATTGCGCACATCCTGAACCTTGGCCGCGCCCATCCGAGCCAGATTCTCGCCGTCACCTTCACCAACAAGGCGGCGCGCGAGATGAAGGAACGCGTCGGCCACATGGTCGGCGAGATCGTCGAGGGCATGCCGTGGCTCGGCACCTTCCACGCCATCGGCGTCAAGATCCTGCGCCGCCACGCCGAGATGATCGGGCTGAAAAGCGATTTCACCATTCTCGGCGTCGACGACCAGATCCGCCTCATCAAGCAGCTCATCGAAGCCGAGAAGCTGGACGAGAAGCGCTGGCCGGCGCGCGTCTTCGCGCAGATCGTCGACGGCTGGAAGAACCGCGGCCTCACGCCCGAGCAGGTGCCCGGCGGCGAAGCGGCCAGCTTCGCCAACGGCAAGGGCAAGAAGCTCTACGCCGCCTATCAGGAGCGCTTGAAGACGCTCAACGCCGCCGACTTCGGCGATCTGCTGCTCGAATGCATCCGCCTGTTCAAGGAACACCCGGATGTGCTCAAGCAGTATCAGAGCCGCTTCCGCTTCATTCTGGTGGATGAATACCAGGACACGAACGTCGCGCAGTATTTGTGGCTCCGGCTCTTGGCGCAGATGCCGACGACCGCCGCGCCATCCGGTGGCCTCGTCCTTCGAGACGCATCGCCAAATTCTTCGACGGGCCGCGCGGAGCGCGGACCCTATGGCGATGCTCCTCAGGATGAGGGTAAGGGTGCGGCGAATGACGCTTTTGATCCTCATCCTGAGGAGGCGCGCAGCGCCGTCTCGAAGGAAGAGGCCCAGGGCGTCAGCCTCGAAGACACATGGGGCGAGCCTGAAGCGCTGGATTCCGGTTCGTCGCCTTCGGTGGCGGCCCCGGGAATGACGGACAGAAAAAACATCTGCTGCGTCGGCGACGACGACCAGTCGATCTATGGCTGGCGCGGCGCCGAGGTCGACAACATCCTGCGCTTCGATCACGATTTCCCCGGCGCCAAGGTGATCCGCCTCGAGCGCAACTACCGCTCGACCGGCCACATCCTCGCCGCCGCCTCTACCCTCATCGCGCATAACGAAGGCCGTCTCGGCAAGACCTTGCATACCGAGGATGTCGACGGCGAGAAGGTCGAGGTCACCGGCGCGTGGGACAGCGAGGAAGAAGCCCGCGCCATTGGCGAAGAGATCGAGCAGATGCAGCGCGCCGCCCGCGACGAGGGCGCCGACCATCCGCTCGACGAGATCGCCATTCTGGTGCGCGCCTCGTTCCAGATGCGCGAGTTCGAAGAACGCTTCATCCAGCTCGGCCTGCCCTATCGCGTCATCGGCGGTCCGCGGTTTTACGAGCGCGCCGAAATCCGCGATGCGCTGGCTTATCTGCGCGTCATCGCCCAGCCGGCCGACGATCTCGCCTTCGAGCGCATCGTCAACACGCCCAAGCGCGGCCTCGGCGACGCCGCGCTGCAGATGCTGCACGACTACGCCCGCAAGCAGCGTATTCCGCTGACCGAAGCCGCCGCCATCATGTCGTCCACCGACGAGATGAAGCCGAAACCGCGCAATGCGCTGCGCGGCCTGATGGAAAGCTTCGCGCGCTGGCGCAAGCAGAAGGACACGCTGCCGCACACCGAGCTGGCCGAGATCGTGCTCGACGAGAGTGGCTACACCGAGATGTGGCAGAAGGACCGCTCGGCCGACGCCGCCGGCCGCCTTGAGAACCTCAAGGAACTGGTGCGCTCGATGGAGGAGTTCGAGAACCTCGCCGGCTTCCTCGAGCACATCTCGCTGGTGATGGACACGGCCGAAGGCGACAGCGAGCAGAAGGTCAGCATCATGACCTTGCACTCGGCCAAGGGCCTCGAGTTCGACACCGTGTTCCTGCCCGGCTGGGAGGAAGGCCTGTTTCCGCATCAGCGCTCGCTGGACGAACAGGGCAAGGCCGGGCTGGAGGAAGAACGCCGCCTCGCCCATGTCGGCCTCACGCGCGCGCGCAAGCGCGCCAGGATCTATTTCGCCACCAACCGCCGCGTCCACGGGATGTGGCAGAGCAACATCCCGTCGCGCTTTCTCGACGAGCTGCCGGCGCAGCATGTCGAGGTGAAGGAAGCGGCCGGCGGCACCGGCGGCTTCGGCATGAGCGGCTATGGCCCGTCGCGCTTCGACGAGGCCGGCGCCTTCGGCTCGAAATACACGACGCCCGGCTGGCAGCGCGCGCAAGGCCGGCGCGGCGCGGGCGGCTTCTCGGAGAACGGCCAGCCGCGCTATGTGCCGGACGGCGTGTTCAATCAGGATGAGGATTACGGCGATGACGTCGCGCCGCCGCGCTCTTCTTCACCTCCCCCTGGAGGGGGAAGGTCGGCGGCCGCAGGCCGCCGGGAGGGGGTGAAGCCCCGCGTGCCGCTGACCATCGAAGGCGAACTGATCGCCAAATCGTCCGGCCCGGCCTCCGCCTTCAAGACCGGCGACCGCGTGTTTCATCTCAAATTCGGCAACGGCAATGTCACCGCCGTGGACGGCAACAAGCTGACCATCCGCTTCGACAAGGCCGGCGAAAAGCGCGTGGTGGATAGTTTCGTGGAGAGGGTTTAG
- a CDS encoding thioesterase family protein: MPNSIAAPFLSSVMAIEPAWIDYNGHLNVAYYQVLFDRAIDELYLPIGLGPDYLRETKHSTMVVESHVRYLREVHLETPLRITAQLIGFDTKRFHVYQEMLHAEEGWVSATCETMTVHVDMTAKKVASFPPAVMAALQRVKDAHAVLPVPAAVGRRIAMPAAK, encoded by the coding sequence ATGCCCAACTCAATAGCGGCACCCTTTTTGTCCTCGGTGATGGCCATCGAGCCCGCCTGGATCGACTATAATGGCCACCTGAACGTCGCCTACTACCAGGTGCTGTTCGACCGGGCGATCGACGAGCTGTATTTGCCGATCGGGCTCGGGCCGGACTACCTCAGGGAGACAAAGCACTCGACCATGGTGGTCGAGAGCCACGTCCGCTACCTGCGCGAGGTGCATCTCGAGACACCGCTGCGCATCACCGCTCAGCTCATCGGCTTCGACACCAAACGCTTCCACGTCTACCAGGAAATGCTGCATGCCGAAGAAGGCTGGGTGTCGGCAACCTGCGAAACCATGACGGTGCATGTCGACATGACGGCCAAGAAGGTCGCTTCGTTCCCGCCGGCGGTCATGGCGGCGCTCCAGCGCGTCAAGGATGCGCACGCCGTTCTGCCGGTTCCGGCCGCGGTCGGCCGCCGGATCGCGATGCCGGCGGCGAAATAA
- a CDS encoding YcjX family protein, producing the protein MAKIPIIGDIPGLRDLPDWLSGTPNLTELAKGSTVWLAVTGLSRAGKTVFITSLVHNLLSALHNPNRMPLLRAVGEGRLIAAQLEAARAHTLPRFPYAANIEAMAGTPSVWPEPTADISEIGVDIRFAPTGLVGQLLSPLGGKAATLKLRIVDYPGEWLLDLPLLSQSYADWSRQTLALWKRGLRAELARDFFAFVGEHPASEPSSESVAKEAHDLYRVLLVTARDKHGLSYLQPGRFIRPGALADAPYLWFAPLEVADGVDRFTAGSLGGLMQERFEVYKREVVEKFYDNYFRNYARQIVLVDVLGALLAGREAFEDTRLATEAILQSFRYGQHNILTRILGSSRVEKVLFAATKADHIPDRQREHMSALLRNMAALPVLSARGRDADIDVMSLASVASTVEATQHIDGRDIEVVVGRKIGSAKQAKFLSGEVPMRPPRPDEWGAPFLDIPVFEPPLIDPAPVDGIPHINLDLALDYLIGDRLQ; encoded by the coding sequence ATGGCCAAGATACCGATCATCGGCGACATTCCGGGTTTGAGAGACTTGCCGGACTGGCTCAGCGGTACGCCGAATCTCACCGAACTGGCCAAGGGCTCGACCGTCTGGCTCGCCGTGACGGGCCTGTCCCGCGCCGGCAAGACGGTGTTCATCACCTCGCTGGTCCACAATCTGCTCAGCGCGCTGCATAACCCGAACCGCATGCCGCTGCTCAGAGCAGTAGGCGAGGGGCGGCTGATTGCCGCGCAGCTCGAAGCCGCGCGCGCTCACACGCTGCCGCGCTTTCCCTATGCCGCCAATATCGAGGCGATGGCCGGCACGCCCTCGGTATGGCCGGAGCCGACTGCGGATATTTCGGAGATCGGAGTCGATATCCGATTTGCGCCGACCGGCCTCGTCGGCCAGCTCCTCAGTCCCCTTGGCGGCAAGGCCGCGACCTTGAAGCTGCGCATCGTCGATTATCCGGGCGAGTGGCTGCTCGATCTGCCGCTGCTGTCGCAGAGCTATGCCGACTGGTCGCGCCAGACGCTGGCACTGTGGAAGCGCGGCCTGCGTGCGGAGCTGGCACGCGATTTCTTTGCGTTTGTTGGCGAGCACCCGGCGTCCGAGCCGTCCAGCGAAAGCGTGGCCAAGGAAGCGCACGATCTTTACCGCGTGCTGCTCGTCACCGCGCGCGACAAGCATGGCCTCAGCTATCTGCAGCCCGGCCGCTTCATCCGCCCGGGCGCGCTTGCGGATGCGCCTTATCTGTGGTTCGCGCCGCTTGAAGTGGCCGATGGCGTCGATCGCTTCACCGCCGGCTCGCTGGGCGGCCTGATGCAGGAGCGCTTCGAAGTCTACAAGCGCGAGGTCGTCGAGAAGTTTTACGACAATTATTTCCGTAATTATGCCCGGCAGATTGTGCTGGTGGATGTGCTGGGCGCGCTGCTCGCCGGCCGTGAGGCCTTTGAGGACACGCGACTGGCCACCGAAGCCATTCTGCAGAGCTTCCGCTACGGCCAGCACAATATCCTGACCCGCATTCTCGGTTCGTCGCGCGTCGAGAAGGTGTTGTTCGCCGCCACCAAGGCCGATCATATTCCCGACCGCCAGCGCGAGCACATGAGCGCGTTGCTGCGCAACATGGCGGCGCTGCCGGTGCTCTCCGCGCGCGGCCGCGATGCCGATATCGATGTGATGTCGCTCGCCTCCGTAGCCTCGACTGTCGAAGCCACCCAGCACATCGACGGCCGCGACATCGAGGTCGTCGTCGGCCGCAAGATCGGCTCGGCCAAACAGGCGAAATTCTTAAGCGGCGAGGTGCCGATGCGGCCGCCGCGGCCGGACGAATGGGGCGCGCCGTTTCTCGACATTCCGGTTTTCGAACCGCCGCTGATCGATCCGGCGCCGGTCGACGGCATACCGCACATCAATCTCGATCTCGCGCTCGATTATCTGATCGGAGACCGGCTGCAATGA
- a CDS encoding TIGR01620 family protein — protein MSDPRQQQGRPFVIEEDVLDARMAARPDSPMVFATEETERVVPRERAVVAPAAPQPRRGSGWRRIGLWGIGIAIAGWLGIDAYQWIANAFASSATLGWLASGAVAAGVGGALIIIGREVRSFVKLTSVEAIHDKLAARTLRPAEMRHAVREVLGVVPKDRETQSAIETYQRQLQQHHTPAQQIDMLSRTVMAPLDRRAEAIVRRTTAQALGITAVSPTAFTDVVFFVAMAVRMVRAVAAVYGHRPTAAATVHLLRRLVVEAGRLGIVDLAGMGLAQHLGGAIAERLATSTAESLYAGQRMARIGLITMSMCRPVPFEPSEMPGMFSSLIGNLFNRKAAENP, from the coding sequence ATGAGCGATCCGCGCCAACAGCAAGGCAGGCCCTTCGTCATCGAGGAAGACGTGCTCGACGCGCGCATGGCGGCGCGGCCGGATTCGCCGATGGTGTTTGCCACCGAAGAAACCGAACGCGTCGTGCCGCGCGAGCGCGCCGTCGTCGCGCCGGCCGCTCCGCAACCGCGCCGCGGCAGCGGCTGGCGCCGCATCGGCCTGTGGGGCATCGGCATCGCCATTGCCGGCTGGCTCGGCATCGACGCCTATCAGTGGATTGCCAATGCCTTCGCTTCCAGCGCCACGCTGGGCTGGCTGGCGAGCGGGGCTGTGGCTGCCGGCGTCGGCGGCGCGCTGATCATCATCGGCCGCGAGGTGCGAAGTTTCGTCAAGCTGACCAGCGTCGAGGCCATCCACGACAAGCTCGCCGCCAGGACATTGCGGCCGGCTGAGATGCGCCATGCAGTTCGCGAGGTGCTCGGCGTCGTGCCGAAGGACCGCGAGACGCAAAGTGCGATCGAAACCTATCAGCGCCAGTTGCAGCAGCATCACACGCCGGCGCAACAGATCGACATGCTGTCGCGCACGGTGATGGCGCCGCTCGACCGCCGCGCCGAAGCCATTGTCCGCCGCACGACGGCGCAGGCGCTCGGCATCACCGCGGTGTCGCCGACGGCCTTCACCGATGTGGTGTTCTTCGTCGCCATGGCGGTGCGCATGGTGCGCGCCGTTGCCGCGGTCTATGGCCACCGGCCGACCGCGGCCGCGACCGTTCATCTTCTGCGTCGTCTCGTGGTGGAGGCCGGTCGGCTCGGTATCGTGGACCTTGCCGGAATGGGGCTGGCCCAGCATCTCGGCGGCGCGATTGCCGAGCGGCTCGCGACCAGCACGGCCGAGTCGCTCTATGCCGGCCAGCGCATGGCGCGCATCGGTCTCATCACCATGAGCATGTGCCGGCCGGTGCCGTTCGAGCCGAGCGAAATGCCGGGCATGTTCTCGTCGCTGATCGGTAATCTGTTCAACCGCAAGGCGGCGGAGAATCCCTGA
- a CDS encoding Crp/Fnr family transcriptional regulator: MPREPKSRLPAKRSARKSGKNAPFNPLSFLNTAGLGRDICKYSKKEIVFAQGADADAVFYIKKGKIKVSVISKQGKEAIVALLGRDEFVGEGCLIGQEKRLATASAMTECELMRVSKKELQRVLRDEPTFSQMFVSHILTRNARIEENLVDQLFNSTEKRLARLLLLLANFGKDGKAEPIVAKISQETLAEMIGTTRSRVSYFMNKFRKLGFIDYNGHLEVHNSLVGVLLADHPRSVITASA, translated from the coding sequence ATGCCGCGCGAGCCCAAATCCCGACTGCCTGCCAAGCGCAGCGCCCGCAAATCCGGCAAAAATGCGCCGTTCAATCCCTTGTCGTTTCTGAACACCGCAGGCCTTGGCCGCGACATCTGCAAATATTCGAAGAAAGAAATTGTTTTCGCCCAAGGCGCCGATGCCGATGCCGTCTTCTACATCAAGAAGGGCAAAATCAAAGTCTCCGTCATATCCAAGCAAGGCAAGGAAGCCATCGTCGCCCTTCTGGGGCGAGACGAGTTCGTCGGAGAAGGATGTTTGATCGGACAGGAAAAGCGTCTGGCGACAGCCTCGGCAATGACGGAATGCGAGTTGATGCGGGTGTCGAAGAAAGAGCTGCAACGGGTCCTGCGCGATGAGCCCACTTTCTCGCAGATGTTTGTCTCGCATATCCTGACCCGCAACGCCCGGATCGAAGAGAATTTGGTCGATCAACTGTTCAATTCGACTGAAAAGCGATTAGCGCGGCTGTTGTTGCTGCTGGCCAATTTCGGCAAGGACGGCAAGGCCGAACCCATTGTCGCGAAGATCAGTCAGGAGACTCTCGCGGAAATGATCGGGACCACCCGCTCACGCGTGAGCTACTTCATGAACAAGTTCCGCAAATTGGGCTTCATTGATTACAATGGACATCTTGAAGTCCACAACTCCCTGGTGGGCGTGCTTCTCGCCGATCATCCTCGCTCGGTCATTACCGCCAGCGCTTAA
- a CDS encoding DUF2778 domain-containing protein, translating into MQERRDDSWLWSATPSPFATRFTRNDASGLTVATPLPLPRPDSTARPAVVAAAPPVNEPRVASLPPQPEPSEPGILDKLFGDPDRAAKAVLAAHPNKALYDIAKRAVYLPDGTKLEAHSGFGAWMDDPESVHLKNVGVTPPNVYAVTFREKPFHGVRALRMKPVGEGKMYGRDGILAHSYLLGEAGASNGCISIREYDKFLKAYEDGQFNQIIVLRSIDEPVPRLLASAQ; encoded by the coding sequence GTGCAAGAAAGGCGGGATGACAGCTGGCTCTGGTCCGCGACGCCATCACCTTTCGCGACACGCTTCACACGCAACGATGCCAGCGGCCTGACTGTCGCAACGCCTTTGCCGCTGCCGCGGCCCGATAGCACGGCGCGGCCCGCTGTTGTCGCCGCCGCTCCGCCGGTGAACGAACCGCGCGTCGCGTCGCTGCCGCCGCAACCGGAGCCGTCCGAGCCCGGTATTCTGGACAAACTGTTCGGCGATCCGGACCGTGCCGCAAAGGCCGTGCTGGCGGCTCATCCCAACAAAGCCCTGTACGATATCGCCAAGCGCGCCGTCTATCTGCCGGATGGCACCAAGCTGGAAGCGCATTCGGGCTTCGGCGCTTGGATGGACGATCCTGAATCGGTGCATCTCAAGAATGTCGGCGTGACACCACCCAACGTCTATGCCGTCACCTTCCGGGAGAAACCGTTTCATGGCGTTCGTGCGTTGCGCATGAAGCCCGTCGGCGAAGGCAAGATGTACGGCCGGGACGGCATTCTGGCGCATTCGTACTTGCTGGGCGAGGCGGGCGCCTCGAATGGCTGCATCTCCATTCGGGAGTACGACAAGTTCCTGAAGGCCTATGAGGACGGACAGTTCAACCAGATCATCGTCCTGCGTAGCATCGACGAGCCGGTGCCGCGCCTGCTCGCCAGCGCGCAATAG
- a CDS encoding alpha/beta fold hydrolase, producing the protein MNRFKMSNALVKNLASHERGGRRAGEMNVPDRIDAGSNCSATMFSVPVVAVPRQAPAREGMADLGPVRLWHWDTGGGGEAVVLMHPVVGSGAMWLYQQPALAAAGYRVIGYSRRGHYRSEAGPQNDPGTAAGDLRALLDYLGLERVHLIGSAAGGFAAADFAITFPERLSSLTLATSLVAVQDASYMAATAPLRPHAFENLPREFREIGPAYRAENPEGLALWLAMTGEAVATPVKQAFASALDLASLAMLDLPVLVLASDADMYAPPPVMKRLADVIPGARVALVRGAGHSAYWEQPQAFNDAVLGFLDSVRTSRLR; encoded by the coding sequence ATGAACCGGTTCAAAATGTCAAACGCGTTGGTAAAGAATCTCGCGAGTCATGAGCGCGGCGGACGAAGAGCAGGAGAAATGAACGTGCCGGACCGGATCGACGCAGGCTCAAATTGCTCTGCGACCATGTTCTCCGTCCCTGTCGTTGCGGTGCCGCGCCAGGCGCCGGCGCGTGAAGGCATGGCCGACCTCGGCCCGGTTCGTCTTTGGCATTGGGATACGGGCGGAGGCGGCGAAGCGGTGGTCCTTATGCACCCCGTTGTCGGCAGCGGTGCGATGTGGCTCTACCAGCAGCCTGCTCTCGCCGCCGCGGGCTATCGCGTCATCGGCTACTCGCGCCGAGGCCATTACCGGTCCGAGGCCGGACCGCAAAACGATCCGGGTACCGCGGCCGGCGACCTGCGGGCGTTGCTCGATTATCTAGGGCTTGAGCGGGTGCACCTGATCGGCAGTGCGGCAGGCGGTTTCGCCGCCGCCGATTTCGCGATCACGTTCCCTGAAAGGTTGAGCTCGCTGACATTGGCGACCAGTCTGGTAGCGGTTCAGGACGCATCATACATGGCCGCGACCGCGCCCCTCAGGCCCCATGCCTTCGAGAACCTTCCACGGGAATTCCGTGAGATCGGCCCTGCCTATCGTGCCGAAAATCCCGAAGGTCTGGCGCTTTGGCTTGCCATGACGGGTGAGGCCGTGGCAACGCCGGTCAAGCAGGCTTTCGCGAGCGCGCTCGATCTTGCGTCGCTCGCAATGCTCGATTTGCCGGTGCTGGTCCTCGCCTCCGACGCCGACATGTATGCCCCCCCTCCGGTAATGAAGCGACTTGCCGATGTTATTCCTGGCGCTCGGGTCGCGCTGGTGAGAGGTGCCGGTCACTCCGCCTACTGGGAGCAGCCACAGGCGTTCAATGACGCCGTGCTTGGCTTCCTGGATTCTGTCCGCACATCCCGACTGCGATAA
- a CDS encoding Bug family tripartite tricarboxylate transporter substrate binding protein, whose product MTFEAGISRRSLLRSLAGGAAATALATAPALAEDYPAKPVTLVVPYGPGGATDTVGRAVADGLAKYWKKSVIVENKAGAGSNIGAEYVVHQKPNGYTMLVATDPALFLNEFVYKELPFSPEKDFEPVTHLMNVHSILVVSPSLKVNNLKDFIAKMKAEGSKYNYGSPGVGDGSHLGMEWLKNEAGGFEMTHIPYTGMGPAVQGMLSRDLHALIVSVVTAKQHIDSGKMIPIAVSGKKRAPGLPDVPTFAEQGFPQIRLGFAVGLLAPKGTPLELREQVAKGANAAFSDPEFQKKYVDTLGYEVIASTPQEFAAFIKTERENARRVVKLAGAEKLQ is encoded by the coding sequence ATGACTTTCGAAGCAGGAATTTCACGTCGCAGTTTGCTGCGCAGTCTTGCTGGCGGCGCCGCCGCGACAGCGCTTGCAACAGCTCCCGCGCTCGCCGAGGATTATCCGGCCAAGCCCGTCACGCTGGTCGTTCCCTATGGGCCCGGCGGCGCAACGGATACGGTCGGCCGCGCGGTCGCCGATGGTCTGGCCAAATACTGGAAGAAGTCGGTCATCGTCGAGAACAAGGCCGGTGCCGGTTCGAATATCGGCGCGGAATACGTCGTGCACCAGAAGCCCAACGGCTACACCATGCTGGTCGCTACCGATCCGGCGCTGTTCCTGAATGAGTTCGTTTACAAGGAACTGCCTTTCAGCCCGGAAAAGGATTTCGAGCCGGTCACGCACCTGATGAACGTTCATTCCATCCTGGTCGTGTCGCCGTCCCTCAAGGTGAACAACCTGAAGGATTTCATCGCCAAGATGAAGGCAGAAGGATCCAAGTATAACTACGGCTCGCCAGGCGTCGGCGACGGCAGCCACCTTGGTATGGAATGGCTGAAGAACGAAGCCGGCGGATTCGAAATGACGCATATCCCGTACACGGGCATGGGCCCGGCCGTGCAGGGAATGCTGTCGCGCGACCTCCACGCGCTGATCGTGTCGGTGGTCACCGCCAAGCAGCACATCGATTCCGGAAAGATGATTCCTATCGCCGTTTCCGGCAAGAAGCGGGCCCCCGGACTGCCGGACGTCCCAACCTTCGCGGAGCAGGGCTTCCCGCAGATCCGGCTTGGCTTCGCGGTCGGCCTGCTTGCGCCCAAAGGCACGCCGCTGGAGCTGCGCGAGCAAGTCGCCAAAGGAGCGAATGCAGCTTTCAGCGATCCGGAATTCCAGAAGAAGTATGTCGACACGCTCGGTTACGAGGTGATTGCCAGCACGCCGCAGGAGTTTGCCGCGTTCATCAAGACCGAACGCGAGAACGCCAGACGCGTGGTGAAGCTGGCTGGCGCCGAAAAGCTTCAATGA
- a CDS encoding tripartite tricarboxylate transporter TctB family protein produces MPRLFAMSDFWSGILFIVTGSVALWIGRNYPRGTLSQMGPGFFPHVISVVLIGIGLLIVLQAMRADGPGESTGPWPLRALVLVSAGLILFGLLAPVAGIVLAAFAVVVLPGFATADVRPIELLVVAAALVVVAVVVFVYGLGLNLPVFPWS; encoded by the coding sequence ATGCCGCGCCTTTTCGCGATGTCGGACTTCTGGTCCGGCATTCTGTTCATCGTCACCGGTTCGGTGGCTTTGTGGATCGGCCGCAACTATCCGCGCGGCACGCTTTCGCAGATGGGGCCGGGCTTTTTCCCGCATGTCATCAGCGTTGTTCTCATCGGCATCGGATTGCTGATCGTCCTGCAGGCGATGCGCGCGGACGGGCCCGGCGAATCGACAGGGCCCTGGCCGTTGCGGGCGCTGGTTCTGGTGTCCGCCGGACTGATCCTCTTCGGACTGCTCGCGCCGGTCGCCGGAATCGTTCTGGCGGCATTTGCAGTCGTCGTGCTGCCCGGTTTTGCGACGGCCGATGTCAGGCCGATCGAGCTGTTGGTCGTCGCGGCCGCGCTCGTGGTCGTCGCCGTCGTCGTCTTCGTCTACGGCCTTGGTCTCAATCTTCCCGTTTTTCCCTGGAGCTGA